The genome window GAGAGGTCTGAAGTGGATGTATAAATTTGCAAGTTGTGAGTGTATAGATGGAACTTCAACCATGGACTCTAAGAGATCCCCAAGGTAGtgagtatacatttaaaaaatataaagagagagagggatCTGAGGACTGAGTATTTGGTCATTCCCAGTAGTTAGTCTGGGATATTAGGAACAGAAAAGGAGCAGGTAGGAAGAAAATCGAGAAATAGTGATACCTCAGAGGCCAAGAGAAGAATGTATTCCATGAGGAAGGGAGTTGTTTAgcctgtttgggctgctataacaaaataccataaactgggtagcttattaACAATAGAAATTTAGTTATCatcattctggaggctgagaaattcCAGATAAACTTGCCAGCAGATTCATTGTCTGGTGATGGCCTGCTTCCTGATTCATAGATGGCAACCTTCTCACCATATTCTCACATGGTAGATTGAGGCAGCTTCccggggcctcttttataaaggcactaatctcattcatgggaatctgccttcatgacctaattacctcccaaagctcccacctcttaataccatcacattggagattagaTTTCAAAATATGCATTTGAGGTGAggaagacacaaacatttaggCCATAGCAAAAGTCAACATCTAAGTCAAGTGCTGTTTGTTTGTGCAAGTAAGATAAGGGACTGAAAATTGACCATTGGATTTGGGAGCCTAGAGATtatttacatacatgtatatataataaactagtgtttataaataatactattgagaaaatgaaaattgtttTAGTTTCTTCACTATACCAATGATATTTTTACAGTATCATTGTTTTCTGTTCTCATGTTTTTCTCAACCTTATATTTCTCCATAGTGCTATTGATGTTTCAGAACACTTTACTCAGAACCAAAGCAGACCAGAAGAAATCACTcttagagaaaattttgacaatgATCTACTTTTCCAAGCTGAGAGCTTTGGTAAGAATATTTGAgaactcaaaattacaaattataatcaattatatttgtatttgtgtatTGAAATAATGCCAGTAGACCTAGTTATAGAATGAATCTTTTGATGTGTAAATGTAATTTCCAATAcatttttccttgcctttttctagTATAGATGTCAATGCCAAGACTCAGTCTTAGGATATACTTCTATTTTCAGTGTATaaccatttactgaatacctactcTGTATCAGGTGCTATCAATAGACAGGGCAGTACCAAAATTTAAAGAAGcagttcctgccctcaaggagattCTGGGTGTGAGAGAGACACATAAATAAACAGTTAAGATGGTCAACATACATACAAGATTTTATATGTATGCTGCATGAAatgccttcaaaatatatttcttctggTATATGATAATATCAATTGTAAAATAATGCCTTTTCAATCAGCCTGGGGGTGAGGAAGAGGAAACGCTACCACACTAAATGTGTATATTGATTGTGAAacagaaactgatttttaaaatgttaaactctTGTTTGGGCAAGGCgattgtactttattttttaattttttttttttgacacagggttttGTTCTTGTCACTGAGGTTGGAatgcatgatcatggcttactgcagccttgacctgggctcacaatcttcccgcctcagcctcctgagtagctgggactgcaagtgcatgccaccacactcagctaattttttaaaacttttttgtaaagacagggtcttgctatgttgccaggctggtcttgaacctctaggctcaagcaatcctcctgcctcagcctcccaaagtgttgggtttacaggcatgagccactgtgcctggccagtgtaCTTTAAAATGGAAGCAATATGGTGTAATTTAACTATAGagtatttgctctttttttctggcATCTACTACTCCCTGTCTTATATCATGATATTTATACACCTCTTGTCTTGGTCTACAAACTCCATGAGGATAGAATCTGTATAATGTTCATATTTGAATTTCCTATAGTGCCCAAAACAATAAGTATAGGAGAAAGATGGCCTATGTCTATCTTGGTCGGGGAGGGAAGTCAATAAAGTAATGCTTGAGCGACATCTCTAACCTCAGCTTCTCATCCTCACTCTGCTTCCGTAACTCTCGCTATATCTGTAGCTGTGTTTCTCAGCCTGTGGTGAAGGACCAGTTTTCTAATGTTTGTCCAttttcaatctgtattatattttactttgtaaagtacaataaaatgaattattagaaaaattaaaaatttaaaaatcaaaatacaagGCTCAAGTTTTGTTATTAGAGTCAACATATATAAAATTGCTCTGTCCAATTTCTGTAAAACTTTTTGAACATgtacttttatttctgtattctctttcttgtggaccagtaccagtccacagATTATACTTTAAGTAGCACTGATCTCTTACTGGGTATAACCCCAGAGCTAGAATTGTAACACATTGGCAAAGAGGTAATCATATTCCCTACTCCCAAGACACTCTTTACAAATTCCTGTACTATTCTTATTTGGGCTTGAAACTTTAggatcactttttgtttttttttttaatggggtcttgctctgtcacccaggctggagtgcagtggcatgatctcggctcactgcaacctctgcctctcaggctcaagcaattctcctgcctcagcctctggagtagctgggactacaggcatggacctctacactcggctaatttttgtatttttagtagagacggggtttcaccatgttggccaggctggtttttgaactcctggcctcaggtgatccacccgcctcggcctcccaaagtgctgggattgcaggcatgacccaccatgcccagccaggatcaCTTTTAACTATACTTTCTGTCAGCTTCATACTAGTgctgggttgtttgtttgtttgttttttaattctgaaatgtctcttagatcttttttctatttccttagcCAGTGATATAGTTCACCAGTACCAAAGACCTGGAGTACTGCAATACCCTCCTACAAATCTTCCTCCAGTCTCTTCCCACATTTTATACACCTTTGTAAGAGCAATTGTCTTCAAATTCCATTTTTGATATATCACATTCCTCTGCTTAAGTGCCTTGGGTCCCTGTGACTTACTGTATCACATACCTACCTATACTCAAGGCCCTCTGCCAATTTATCACCTTCTTTATTTTATCAGCTTTATTTGTTTTACTCTTAATATGGACTTTTTGCTCTAGTCAAGCAAATGTCTTACCACCCAACCTATACAATTTAGTTGTTCACATTTCTGTATCTTCCTTTACAATTTTAGAAAGTGGGAAGAACATGTTCTTAGTAAATGGACAGATTTGGGTTTGAATCTGAACTTTCTCTATTGATTTGCTGTGTGACACTGGGCAGATTGCCTAACCTCTTTGAGCCTTACTGTCCCTATTTGTAAAGTTGGGATATAACTAACAACATCATAGGGTTATTCCCCTTATTCCTTCCTTTAATCTTCTTCACCAAtatgtgatttttctcttctttaaaaactGCTTCAAACCTAATGTCctctaagaaatatttaaaattaatccaTCTTATTCTGGATTATAATATAAGATCAAAGgcaatgattatttcttttttttgtataatctgaTATTCTTGTGATGTTCGGTGCTGAGAATATAGTGTCTTCATAAGTCTTATTCTCTGACTGACCAATGCTGGCTTTTCCTTTGGGAGCTATCAAGCTGTATCTGGATGATGTGAATATATTCTTGGtttttgaaaaagtaatttaGTCTTTTCTTCTGAGCAATTCTTTAATCCATTGtcatgatagttttttttttccactcttccATTCTAGGAGATTTAGGTCTATAGAAGAATTTTCAATATGGGTAATACTTCATGATTTTCTTTACTGTCTAACACTAACATGGGTTGTTAGAGGGAGGAGAAGACTAACCCTGGACCCCTGGGGTTTCAAACTCCTGCACCTAGAGATTCAAACCCAAGAGAGGGAAATAACTGATTTCTGGTCAAGAGCTGACTTCTGGTCCCCTGGAACTATCAGTATAGTGTTGTGATTGTCAGGatgcaggctctggagtcagagagAGCTGGATTCAGATCCTGACTCTGTCATTTATTATAGTGTGACTGTGTGCAAGTTACAAAACCTTTCTGTGGgtgtgtttcctcatctgtacaatgagaaTTATAATAGTATCTTCTATTACATAATATAATACATACTATAAACACTCAGTTGTTGTTAGCTGACtgggtttgtcttttttttttttttttttacagacctCTATCACTACCCCCTAGCATATTcgatatttactgaataaatgttgTAAGCccattctttaatattttacctACGTTTCCATTTCCTAAGATGACTGACATGTTCCTTATTTTCCAAACCTCCACTATGCATGAACACTACAAGCAATTGTCCTTGAAATACTATGAAATATACTTGGTCAAGCAGAACTTACTTacctaaaatagaataaattattttccatagTACTTTTACCTTAGGAAGTTATTAAACTATATCACAACTATAAACTCTATGTAATATGTtggcattttttccatggtatttGAAAGGGCATTAGActaaaaatcctgtctctactgactGAGTGACCTTAGTTGAATAACTCAAGTAAGTCTTTCAGCCAttctcttcatctataaaatgagggttGGATGACAGGATTATGCTAGATGATATCTGAATTTCCTTCTAATCCTAAAATTCTGTGTTTCTATGAATTAGTattaatgatatatatttatttagggGAGGAATCTGAAATTCTCAGAAGACATAGCTTCTTTGATGACAACATATTACTGAATTCCAGTGGCCCTTTAATTGAACATAGTTCTGGAAGCCTCACTGGAGAAAGATCTCTGTTCTATGACAGTGGAGATGGGTTTGGAGATGAAGGAGCTGCAGGAGAAATGATTGGTATGCTATCTGGtcatgtagaaataaaatatttattttaatcaaattacTACAACATATTAGCAGATTTATTATAGCaatctaaaatttcaaatatgtttttgtgTTATGTAGGTCAATACTTTTTTTAATACAAGTTTTCAAAGTCTGTGGCATGTTTAAACATTTAGGCTAGGCCTAAGTAAATAGCCGtctgtttaaatatattttctatagcGGTTATGAACtactgcttgtttttatttttacaaattccTAATTTTTGGAGGGAAGAGAGTGAGGTTAGTATATTCCTTATAAAATATACTAGACTATGTACTGGAAAACATTGTTTTCTTTAACATACATTGTGGGGCAACTAAAgtatttttccagaattttgtattattattttatattcatattccTCTGCTTAAGTGCCTTGGGTCCCCATGACTTACTGTATCAAATATCTCTACCTATCCTCAAGGCCTTCTACCAATTTAttgccttctttattttatcagttttatttgttttactctTAATATAGACTATTTCACATtataaaatagtcatagaaatCGGGTAGACAAAAACTGAGAAGTCCAAatgcacatattttatttattattatcattattatttttgagacggagccttgttgtgtggcccaggctggagtgcaatggcgccattttggctcactgcaacctccgccacctgggttcaagtgattctcctgcctcagcctcctgaatagctaggattacaggtgcccaccacaacgcccagctaatttttttttctatttttagtagagacggggtttcaccatgttggtcaggctgacctcaaactcctgacctcaggtgatccacctgcctcagcttcccaacatgctgggattacaggagtgcgccactgcgcccagccgaaatGCACATGTTTTAAAGATTGTTTATTGACTGTTCCTatcaaatcttttttaaaattctctagtTCACATTAAAAATCTGGTTATTCCTTTACAATGAAATGCATAAAGTAACATTAATAAATGTTTAGTGAACAAATGACAGATTCCAGTCTGTATGAAAAAGTATTCATTGTGTTTTTCAAGACAATCTATTGCAAGATGATCAGAATATCCTGTTAGAAGACATGCATTTGAACAGAgaaatttccctgcctcctgagcCTCCCAATAGTTTAGCAGGTAGGTTGAAATTTTCCTTTATTAGAAAGTAATGGGTACTAATGTTTAAATTAAGCCTCAGAACTTCTGAATTTAAGTAGCAATATAGTATAGTGAAAGATAAAGAACAATGTCCTTCAGACTCTGTTAGTCTGACTGTAGACAATATAAAATAGGAAATTGGATTCTGGTAAAGGTACATTGAAGGTTATTTAGCCAGGATTGGGTTTAGCATGAGAGAATTCTGCCAAAATATTGTGCTTTTTGAATTATTAAAATAGTATATGGTAAATGGTAAGAAAATTTATTAACTAGTATGGTTTGATAATCTGTATACAATTTGAGAGAAATTACAAATTGAGGATATTTTCCCTACTTGAAATTCGTATGGAAGTACCTCAGATGATTTGAGGTATTTTAGTCTGATTTTTCTTAAGAATTAAAAGTACGATTAGCCCCATTTTTTATTTGCCACAATTTTTGATGTTATATTTGCTTTCTAAAAACAATAGTAGAAACTGAAAATACAGAGAGCTaagtaataaaattttacttatggtTTTTTATGGATCAACTGATAAGTGATTTAacagaatacaattttttttagcaGACATATAGTCAAATTTTTATCAGTCATTTGCTGTAGTTGCTGCCACTGTTTTCACATCTGCTGTGACTTTAGCCCACCCTTAGATGTCTCATGTGCAAAAGGGGATGATGATACTTGACTCACTCGAATATTATGGGTCCCAGACCATATAATCTGTAAGCCTCTTCAactctattaaataaatggttctAAGAATTCACATGTTCCAGTTAGTAATATAAATCTTCAGTTAGTTTATCTTTATCTTTAATTCTCATACAGTCCTCTAGCCTGCATCCTAACTGGTTTTTTTTACAATTACTTTTATGTGAATGTTGATTAGTTGAACCAGATAACTCAGAGTGTATATGTGTAcctgaaaatggaaaaatgaatgaaacaacaTTATTATCAACTGAAGAGGATGGTACCCTTGATCCAATTGATATTTCAGGTCAGAGGCATTTAtagttttgtattaatttttaatacacTGTTAACTTATTTACTTTGAGATGTTTGAATAATCACTGAAATATTATAGGAGGTAGTCAATCTAGTAATAGCACTTGTAACACAATAGAGGAGAAGACCACGAAGGAAATTTTAGATGATCCTTTTGAGGTACGAAGCGGGACTCAACTCCAGAATTGGGAGTTGGACACCGGACCAGATGAGGACTAGTTAcaaggtgggtggggggagctTTAAATCAGACCcacccaccagtgtgccatgtcaattTACTGCTGCCATGGCAACACCGGGAATTCACCCTTTTCCATGGCGATGACTCAATGATTACTACTCCTTCCCTGCATAAACCAGCCCCGTTAATCTGCAtgcaattaaaagtgggtataaatatgactgcaaaactgccctgagctgctagTCTGGGCCTACTGAGTAGCCCTGCTCTGTAGCAGCAGTTACGGTGCTAGAGCTGTAACACCAGCAGAGGTGTAACACTGCCtattcaataaagctgttttcttctacctctgactTGCCCTTGAGTTCTTTTCCCGGACAGAGCCAAGAACCCAGATGGGCTAAGCTCCACTCTGGGGCTCATTTGTCCTGTATCTCTGTATCACTTGCATTACATTCAGTCCTGTTCAAGCCATGTATCCAGTTTGtgaaactgaaaaattttaaactaagtTCAATTTCGGAAGGTATTGAGCCATTACTCTGTGGTGGGCACGGGAATAAAGAAGACACAcactttttacttttaagaagCTTAGAAAACAATCTAGTCAGGAAGATAAATAGTCATGCAAGTGATATAATATAAGGCAGAATAAAAGGATCAGAAGAGAGGCACAATGCCTTCTAGCATTTAACTTCAAGCATCATGTTTTTAGGAATAAGTAGTAAGTATGAATCTAATATAACTAATGTAACTAATAGTCTAATATAACTAATATAACTAGGTCATTTAGAAACATCCTAGTTGTAGGTAGTATAATTCATATGAATTTCAGTTTATAAACTCAGACATGCAAACAGTaaggcatttattttattttttttaactgaattcaCCACTGAGCCTCTATCTCACTAGGCTGGCAGGAAATTCAATCTGTGTAGCTTCCCTCTGTTATTTCCACCATGTAGTTCCAAAGTTTGGGGGAGGGGTGTGGAAGGTAGAAGGGAACCTCTGGTTATCAGCCATACCAATTTGTGGTTCCCAGTGCTCCAGCGTacatagccttggggatcatcaCATAGCCAACCTCTCCAGTATCTTGTCTTGTTCCTGGGATTTTACTGACGCACATCAGCCAGCAAGCAGGGTCCTGTACATTTTGGCTCCATTTGATCTTGGATCTTTATCAATCCTGAGAAATCTAACCCTCTCTCCCCTTTTACAGCTTTACTAAAGAAAAGCTTGACTTCTGCTTTCTGCTTGGTAAAATTCCCTGATGGAGTGAAATCCTATGGACCTAGTTACCTGCTTGGAATGTCTATGAATTTCAGTGGGAGAGGGAAAAATACACTGGACAAATACAAATGAGTGCTGTAGAAAGTTATTCTATTACATAAGCattttaaggaacctccaaaTTGGTTGACTTCCCTCTTCCCCACATTTCCTCAGTTGCTCACTTAACAGGTAGATCCCTTTCTAAGCACTTCCAAGCAACACCTTACAAAATGTATCAGTTATTGGTTGCTCAGCATAATTTTCAGAGGGGAGAAGGGATTTCCTTTCCAATGCAACACTGTAGGTTGTACTGTggtagaaatttcttttcttctttggagatagggtcttgctctgttgcccagtctggagtgtagtgatgtggtctcggctcacttcaacctctgccactcaggctcaagggatccacccatctcagcctcctgagtagctgggtctacaggtgcatgctaccatgtgtggctaatttttgtattttttgtagagatggcgtttagccatgttgctcaggctggtcttgaactcctgggcccaagcaatccgcccacctcagcctcttgaagtgctaggattacaggcatgagccactgtggctggcttaGAAATTTCTTAAGTATTTAGTGCCTACGATATGATTTTAGAAAGCTGTATAACCAATCACATTTGTGCCTATTTCTTATATTTAGACATTGctgagaaaaggaaaggcaaaaagAGGAGATTGCTCATAGATCCTGTCAAGGAGCTCAGTGGCAAAGTTATACATAAACAGCTTACTTCCTTTGTGGACACACTCATGGTTTTGGAACTTGCACCTCCTACCCGAAGACTGATGATGTGGAAGAAGAGGGGAGGAGTGGATACACTTCTGTCAACTGCTGCCCAGGATTTGATTCATGCTGAACTGAAAATGGTAACAGTTTCTATCCTTCTACATGTGAGCAATGTctggttataaataaataataaataaataaataaacatatttacatacatatataacagaATTTAAACTTGCGAAGAAGTACTTcctcattttgaattgattttctgGATTGTGTGTATGAattatagtttttcctttttagatATGTGCTTGTGTTTTCTTGAATTGCTTTtctggtacaaaaacaaaaaaaaacaaaaatgtgtatttttacagTTGTTTACAAAATGCTTTCTGTCCTCTGGCTTTAAACTTGGAAGAAAAATGATACAGAAGGAGTCAGTAAGGGAAGAAGTGGGAAACCAAAATATAGTAGGTGAGACTTCTTAATTCTGTTGATGTTGAGGGGAATGTTGTGGAAACAAAAATttgatgttttaaatttcaaaatgaagaTGGGATCCAATTCCATATTCTCAAATATAAATGCTAACTCTGGAAGAGTAGTTGAACTTAAATGAAATTACTACTTCAGTATTGCATTTTTCTGCattttggattaatttttgtcccagagattttgttaaaaagatgaagtatatatactatgtaaACCATTCTTATTATCCTCTTTCTACCTCCTTCACTCCCAACGGCAGTACTCAAAAATCgtcagaaaagaaaatctttatatcTAGCAAGATAATGTTTCAATGTAAAACAGCTAACATGAAAAGTCATGTAAGGATAAGAACAGCACTTAATACAGTTAACCTGAGGTGGATATTTCTGTCTACCCAAAAGGCACATGGAGTATTAATAATTACTGATTATTATCATGATAAttataaagtaataataaaaccaaTTGATGTGATGAGTGAGCTTCCACTTCCTGATCACCCTTCCTGACGGCATTAAAACCTACTGAATAATATACCACAATGGGCTTGAACTGTCCATGTTGTCTTGTGAGTGAATGTGTGAGAGCGTGTGTAGAGGAGATGGTTGGCAGAGAATGGGGAGTGGAGGTGATAGAGACAGAGGACAGGAAAGGGAAGATACATATGTGAGACTTGGGAGCAATAAGAAAGTTTGTGTATCCTTTGCTTAAATTGTTGGATCCCAACATGTCTGTCAGAAGTTTTCTTTTGTTACAACCATATCACAATTcaaatttgaaagatattttggtaaaattgtctttatttccttGATAATTCAGAGACATCCATGATGCAAGAGCCAAATTCCCAGCAAGAGTTAAGTAAACCCCAAACTTGGAAGGATGTGATTGGTGGATCTCAGCATAGCTCTCATGAGGataccaataaaaatattaactctgAGGTAAGTTATCCAGAgagaatcataaaaatattttattttctacagataTAGTAAAGGAATGTTGGGACTCTGGTATATTTTCTTACAttagtttatatttcattttaaattgttttgcaaTTTGTTTAGTAAGTAGCAGGGTAAAACATGATTTTCTTCAGCAGAATTTTTCTAGGAGTTTAGGATGTAAATCACAAGATAAGGTGGTTTCATACTGAACTAGTGTTTTGCATGATATGTTAAATCAATGATTGTCTATATGTAAACCTGGTTACATGCTGAGAATCCTACTAGGCCTCATATTCTTTGTGTCATGGAATGTTTTAGAACTGCAGCCAGTATGCCTAAGTTTTCCTTTTCATCATAAATTCACCCGCATATCTCtaagaataatatattttagacCCACCAATTCCTTGGCCTTGAATCTGAAAGACTATCTAAAAATCTATgaccaaaacaaaattttaaaaactttttaagatataattttttatttgaaaaatattactatttgaaaacataattggagataatgtgctttgaaatattttctcaattgttattttattggttgtacaaatataaatattatagccACACCAGTTAAAAATAAACCAGTGTTTTTCTGGTCCGTTCCATTATCACTGTATTTTGATAACCACTCAGGGAATTCAAAGTCAACCCATGTTGAAACTGAATGCCCTTGGAAGGAAAGACAATTTCACAGTGCATTCCAACAGAATgtattttactaaatatttgataatatacTGGATACTGAGATACTGGGTTGCTAGTACTACTTTCTCCCTCACTTGGGCTCAGGCATTTCTTAAAGTGTACCTACCAAAAATTA of Symphalangus syndactylus isolate Jambi chromosome 24, NHGRI_mSymSyn1-v2.1_pri, whole genome shotgun sequence contains these proteins:
- the RAD21L1 gene encoding double-strand-break repair protein rad21-like protein 1 isoform X2 yields the protein MFYAHVLMSKRGPLAKIWLAAHWEKKLTKAHVFECNLEITIEKILSPKVKIALRTSGHLLLGVVRIYNRKAKYLLADCSEAFLKMKMTFRPGLVDLPKENFEASYNAITLPEEFHDFDTQNMNAIDVSEHFTQNQSRPEEITLRENFDNDLLFQAESFGEESEILRRHSFFDDNILLNSSGPLIEHSSGSLTGERSLFYDSGDGFGDEGAAGEMIDNLLQDDQNILLEDMHLNREISLPPEPPNSLAVEPDNSECICVPENGKMNETTLLSTEEDGTLDPIDISDIAEKRKGKKRRLLIDPVKELSGKVIHKQLTSFVDTLMVLELAPPTRRLMMWKKRGGVDTLLSTAAQDLIHAELKMLFTKCFLSSGFKLGRKMIQKESVREEVGNQNIVETSMMQEPNSQQELSKPQTWKDVIGGSQHSSHEDTNKNINSEDIVEMVSLVAEESPLTNDLFVQEIEYSPVELESLRNEENIETERWNRRILQMLNRLRESNKMGMQSFSLMKLCRNNDRKQAAAKFYSFLVLKKQRAIELSQSAPYADIIATMGPMFYNI
- the RAD21L1 gene encoding double-strand-break repair protein rad21-like protein 1 isoform X5, whose product is MNAIDVSEHFTQNQSRPEEITLRENFDNDLLFQAESFGEESEILRRHSFFDDNILLNSSGPLIEHSSGSLTGERSLFYDSGDGFGDEGAAGEMIDNLLQDDQNILLEDMHLNREISLPPEPPNSLAVEPDNSECICVPENGKMNETTLLSTEEDGTLDPIDISDIAEKRKGKKRRLLIDPVKELSGKVIHKQLTSFVDTLMVLELAPPTRRLMMWKKRGGVDTLLSTAAQDLIHAELKMLFTKCFLSSGFKLGRKMIQKESVREEVGNQNIVETSMMQEPNSQQELSKPQTWKDVIGGSQHSSHEDTNKNINSEDIVEMVSLVAEESPLTNDLFVQEIEYSPVELESLRNEENIETERWNRRILQMLNRLRESNKMGMQSFSLMKLCRNNDRKQAAAKFYSFLVLKKQRAIELSQSAPYADIIATMGPMFYNI
- the RAD21L1 gene encoding double-strand-break repair protein rad21-like protein 1 isoform X4, coding for MNAIDVSEHFTQNQSRPEEITLRENFDNDLLFQAESFGEESEILRRHSFFDDNILLNSSGPLIEHSSGSLTGERSLFYDSGDGFGDEGAAGEMIDNLLQDDQNILLEDMHLNREISLPPEPPNSLAVEPDNSECICVPENGKMNETTLLSTEEDGTLDPIDISDIAEKRKGKKRRLLIDPVKELSGKVIHKQLTSFVDTLMVLELAPPTRRLMMWKKRGGVDTLLSTAAQDLIHAELKMLFTKCFLSSGFKLGRKMIQKESVREEVGNQNIVETSMMQEPNSQQELSKPQTWKDVIGGSQHSSHEDTNKNINSEQDIVEMVSLVAEESPLTNDLFVQEIEYSPVELESLRNEENIETERWNRRILQMLNRLRESNKMGMQSFSLMKLCRNNDRKQAAAKFYSFLVLKKQRAIELSQSAPYADIIATMGPMFYNI
- the RAD21L1 gene encoding double-strand-break repair protein rad21-like protein 1 isoform X6 — translated: MNAIDVSEHFTQNQSRPEEITLRENFDNDLLFQAESFGEESEILRRHSFFDDNILLNSSGPLIEHSSGSLTGERSLFYDSGDGFGDEGAAGEMIDNLLQDDQNILLEDMHLNREISLPPEPPNSLADIAEKRKGKKRRLLIDPVKELSGKVIHKQLTSFVDTLMVLELAPPTRRLMMWKKRGGVDTLLSTAAQDLIHAELKMLFTKCFLSSGFKLGRKMIQKESVREEVGNQNIVETSMMQEPNSQQELSKPQTWKDVIGGSQHSSHEDTNKNINSEQDIVEMVSLVAEESPLTNDLFVQEIEYSPVELESLRNEENIETERWNRRILQMLNRLRESNKMGMQSFSLMKLCRNNDRKQAAAKFYSFLVLKKQRAIELSQSAPYADIIATMGPMFYNI
- the RAD21L1 gene encoding double-strand-break repair protein rad21-like protein 1 isoform X3 codes for the protein MFYAHVLMSKRGPLAKIWLAAHWEKKLTKAHVFECNLEITIEKILSPKVKIALRTSGHLLLGVVRIYNRKAKYLLADCSEAFLKMKMTFRPGLVDLPKENFEASYNAITLPEEFHDFDTQNMNAIDVSEHFTQNQSRPEEITLRENFDNDLLFQAESFGEESEILRRHSFFDDNILLNSSGPLIEHSSGSLTGERSLFYDSGDGFGDEGAAGEMIDNLLQDDQNILLEDMHLNREISLPPEPPNSLADIAEKRKGKKRRLLIDPVKELSGKVIHKQLTSFVDTLMVLELAPPTRRLMMWKKRGGVDTLLSTAAQDLIHAELKMLFTKCFLSSGFKLGRKMIQKESVREEVGNQNIVETSMMQEPNSQQELSKPQTWKDVIGGSQHSSHEDTNKNINSEQDIVEMVSLVAEESPLTNDLFVQEIEYSPVELESLRNEENIETERWNRRILQMLNRLRESNKMGMQSFSLMKLCRNNDRKQAAAKFYSFLVLKKQRAIELSQSAPYADIIATMGPMFYNI
- the RAD21L1 gene encoding double-strand-break repair protein rad21-like protein 1 isoform X1, whose amino-acid sequence is MFYAHVLMSKRGPLAKIWLAAHWEKKLTKAHVFECNLEITIEKILSPKVKIALRTSGHLLLGVVRIYNRKAKYLLADCSEAFLKMKMTFRPGLVDLPKENFEASYNAITLPEEFHDFDTQNMNAIDVSEHFTQNQSRPEEITLRENFDNDLLFQAESFGEESEILRRHSFFDDNILLNSSGPLIEHSSGSLTGERSLFYDSGDGFGDEGAAGEMIDNLLQDDQNILLEDMHLNREISLPPEPPNSLAVEPDNSECICVPENGKMNETTLLSTEEDGTLDPIDISDIAEKRKGKKRRLLIDPVKELSGKVIHKQLTSFVDTLMVLELAPPTRRLMMWKKRGGVDTLLSTAAQDLIHAELKMLFTKCFLSSGFKLGRKMIQKESVREEVGNQNIVETSMMQEPNSQQELSKPQTWKDVIGGSQHSSHEDTNKNINSEQDIVEMVSLVAEESPLTNDLFVQEIEYSPVELESLRNEENIETERWNRRILQMLNRLRESNKMGMQSFSLMKLCRNNDRKQAAAKFYSFLVLKKQRAIELSQSAPYADIIATMGPMFYNI
- the RAD21L1 gene encoding double-strand-break repair protein rad21-like protein 1 isoform X7, which produces MIDNLLQDDQNILLEDMHLNREISLPPEPPNSLAVEPDNSECICVPENGKMNETTLLSTEEDGTLDPIDISDIAEKRKGKKRRLLIDPVKELSGKVIHKQLTSFVDTLMVLELAPPTRRLMMWKKRGGVDTLLSTAAQDLIHAELKMLFTKCFLSSGFKLGRKMIQKESVREEVGNQNIVETSMMQEPNSQQELSKPQTWKDVIGGSQHSSHEDTNKNINSEQDIVEMVSLVAEESPLTNDLFVQEIEYSPVELESLRNEENIETERWNRRILQMLNRLRESNKMGMQSFSLMKLCRNNDRKQAAAKFYSFLVLKKQRAIELSQSAPYADIIATMGPMFYNI